From Vanrija pseudolonga chromosome 1, complete sequence, a single genomic window includes:
- the SLC35F6 gene encoding Solute carrier family 35 member F6, translating to MSGSMGVSTLIAGMFLTGCANSLLGKYQVKLCVEDCNTANPVYFEQPVYQTLNMFIGEFFCVLPLLWAWLSSPAKGGRQSYLSRLLARTPTPEGYEPVPAEPAPAAAEDEEEEGDSDSETELRVGRPLRGWAVFWMWFPAFFDICGTTLMNVGLILCPVSIYQMSRGALVLWVGVLSVIFLRHHLYLYQWAALLIVTLGVALVGLAGTLISEALKQGVALPDIPSDLVLRIATVHMRSDDDPAKVALGVGLILFAQIFTASQYVVEEKIMAHYSIEPLAAVALEGTFGGVTTAAAMPFLHLAFHKKSSYFDMPRGWHQIINNPPVMWASLAIATSIGAFNFFGLSVTSRVSATTRSTIDTCRTLGIWIVSLAIGWEVLLFPYSLIQLAGFGLLVYGTFVFNGLVKPVIFPPPPDVHLPHEPELHHSAELPASIEHGSPGYDA from the exons atgtccGGCTCTATGGGGGTGTCGACCCTCATCGCGGGCATGTTCCTCACGGGGTGTGCCAACAGTCTTTT GGGCAAGTACCAGGTCAAGCTCTGCGTCGAGGACTGCAACACGGCCAACCCGGTGTATTTCGAGCAGCCGGTATACCAGACGCTCAA CATGTTCATCGGCGAGTTCTTCTGCGTCCTCCCCTTACTCTGGGCATGGCTCTCCAGCCCGGCAAAGGGCGGGCGCCAGAGCTACCTCtcgcgcctgctcgcgcgcacgccgacgccggagGGCTACGAGCCCGTACctgccgagccggcgcccgcggcggcggaggacgaggaagaagagggcgactcggactcggagactgagctgcgcgtcgggcggccgctgcgcggGTGGGCCGTGTTCTGGATGTGGTTCCCGGCATTCTTTGACA TCTGCGGCACGACCCTCATGAACGTCGGCCTCATCCTCTGCCCCGTGTCCATCTACCAGatgtcgcgcggcgcgcttgtCCTCTGGGTCGGCGTGCTGAGCGTCATcttcctccgccaccacctgTATCTGTACCAGTGGGCCGCGCTACTTATCGTCACTttgggcgtcgcgctcgtcggcctggcggGCACGCTCATCtccgaggcgctcaagcagggcgtcgcgctgccCGATATCCCGTCCGACCTGGTCCTACGCATCGCGACCGTGCACATGCGCTCTGACGACGACCCGGCCaaggtcgccctcggcgtcgggctgaTCCTCTTCGCGCAGATCTTCACTGCGTCGCAGTACGTCGTTGAGGAGAAGATCATGGCACACTACTCTAtcgagccgctcgccgccgtcgccctcgagggcACGTTTGGCGGCGtgaccaccgccgccgccatgcccttcctccacctcgcgtTCCACAAGAAGTCGTCGTACTTTGACATGCCGCGCGGCTGGCACCAGATCATCAACAACCCGCCGGTCATGTGGGCGTCGCTCGCGATTGCGACCAGCATTGGCGCGTTCAACTTCTTCGGCCTGAGCGTCACGTCGCGggtgagcgcgacgacgcgctcgacaatCGACACGTGCCGTACCCTCGGTATCTGGATCGTGTCGCTCGCTATCGGATGGGAGGTGCTTCTGTTCCCGTACAGCCTTATCCAGCTCGCTGGTTTCGGTCTGCTCGTGTACGGCACGTTTGTGTTCAACGGCCTCGTCAAGCCCGTCATcttccctcccccgcccgacGTCCACCTGCCCCACGAGCCCGAGCTGCACCACTCGGCCGAGCTGCCTGCGTCGATCGAGCACGGGTCTCCGGGCTACGACGCGTAG
- the meaf6 gene encoding Chromatin modification-related protein MEAF6, producing the protein MSQSGPPADAKQAQAAALAELENAQRRKRAIDTSLANLEASIWAFEGSYLDETAASGGNIIKGFDNYLKPPAQGNKKKPEPTDADRLFSSSSVTYQSSLSK; encoded by the exons ATGTCCCAGTCAGGCCCCCCGGCAGACGCGAagcaggcgcaggccgccgcgctggccgagctcgagaacgcgcagcggcgcaagCGGGCTATCGACACGAGCCTG GCCAACCTCGAGGCGTCGATCTGGGCATTCGAGGGCAGCTATctcgacgagacggccgcgtcggggGGCAACATTATCAAG GGCTTCGACAACTACCTCAAACCCCCCGCGCAGGGGAACAAGAAGAAGCCCgagccgaccgacgccgaccgcctcTTCTCGTCCAGCAGCGTCACATACCAGTCT TCGCTCTCCAAGTGA
- the RPL17 gene encoding 60S ribosomal protein L17: protein MVRYASAHLVNSNPEKFAKARGEYVRTHFKNTREVAAAISGMKLSKAYAYLADVQEKKQVIPFRRFDGSIGRTGQAKQFKTTKGRWPVKSVQFVLRLLKNAESNAEAKDLASDELIIKNVVVQQAPKTRRRTYRAHGRINPYQGHPCHIEIILSTPSSEVARAKDLDVAAKTGQTVAAIEA from the exons ATG GTTCGCTACGCCTccgcccacctcgtcaacTCGAACCCCGAGAAGT tcgccaaggcgcgcggcgagtaTGTCCGCACCCACTTCAAGAACACTCgtgaggtcgccgccgccatctcgG GCATGAAGCTCTCCAAGGCCTACGcgtacctcgccgacgtccaGGAGAAGAAGCAGGTCATCCCCTTCAGGCGGTTCGACGGCTCGATCGGCCGCACCGGCCAGGCCAAGCAGTTCAAGACCACCAAGG GTCGCTGGCCCGTCAAGTCGGTCCAGTTCGTCCTCCGCCTTCTCAAGAACGCCGAGTCgaacgccgaggccaaggacctCGCCTCGGACGAGCTCATCATCAagaacgtcgtcgtccagcaGGCCCCCAAGACCCGCCGCCGTACTTACCGTGCCCACGGTCGCATCAACCCCTACCAGGGCCACCCCTGCCACATTGAGATCATCCTCTCGACCCCCTCGTCCGAGGTCGCCCGCGCCAAGGACCTTGACGTTGCCGCCAAGACTGGCCAGACTGTTGCCGCCATCGAGGCATAA
- the SPAC167.05 gene encoding putative protein → MSSNNAPQDLVNKLKDLGISDRSARFALGKTNNNVEAAAEYVFSGRADKDEVSPDAKEPYNSPVMMRLSSLDSLPQFPPRFPLLQGSGGSHGLTAAFTGVPPGVVSAWSVSGRHKRRAAEAAAEVESSESGHQIDAVDPECASHSGGVEEDISEVEPVPELEQPTLQEAGREDSILTQDSVVSLPIVIPDERDLEQQSNDIIMAALGRSTSNSSPIPSAAHQPKKGSITSKPTAGALAALGMRAAAIAGPTITPPTPVVEDPPSGPNAAGAGAGANPTSKTLLQPSRPLGRTSSTKTSSTGRSRSPSPFFRARRSREERRARDKSPEVQALRKDSITGHESDAESTSGGPRKFRPAVSAYESPDESGNEGLTEDEHDDSEPEHHHTPHDDDDDDDSEWDEDNFFDDETKGNTEANAFYEDDSIIAKEDGTTEQKEFNRENFDVYGEEIEQDVLGEGPNVVVPEEPIFAQPSHLQPAKVRKSLKSGLDLVTSRPTYARDRCTITITQGDPDAALDESGKRMRRYVVLSDLSEESRYAVEWAIGTVARDGDEVFLISVMENEDKVDPKNWSSKDQALKIKVQKERQTTALLLVRQVTGLLTRTRLNITVTCQALHAKNARHMLLDLIDFLEPTLVIVGSRGLGQLKGILLGSTSHYLVQKSSVPVMVARRRLHRPLRSTNPEELRHSPRVSLASANIEKQASTKQEDDIVDAQDEEDKAEAVEPGHATVAATS, encoded by the exons ATGTCGTCCAACAACGCGCCGCAGGACCTGGtcaacaagctcaaggacctgGGCATCTCGGACAGGTCGGCGCGGttcgccctcggc AAAACCAACAACAATGTGGAGGCGGCAGCCGAGTATG TCTTTTCGGGACGAGCGGACAAGGATGAG GTGAGCCCAGATGCCAAAGAACCCTACAACTCTCCCGTCATGATGCGActctcgtcgctcgactctCTCCCCCAATTCCCACCAAGATTCCCTCTACTTCAAGGCTCGGGAGGCTCTCACGGCCTCACCGCTGCGTTCACTGGTGTTCCGCCTGGCGTCGTTTCGGCATGGTCCGTTAGCGGGCGGCACAAGCGCAGGGCTGCGGAAGCCGCCGCGGAGGTGGAGAGCTCAGAGTCGGGCCACCAGATCGACGCTGTCGACCCAGAGTGTGCAAGCCACAGTGGTGGCGTTGAAGAAGACATCTCAGAGGTCGAGCCAGTGCCAGAACTGGAGCAGCCTACCCTACAAGAAGCAGGAAGAGAAGATTCAATACTAACGCAGGACTCTGTCGTCTCCCTGCCAATCGTCATTCCCGATGAACGCGACTTGGAACAACAGTCCAACGACATTATCATGGCAGCCCTTGGCCGGTCAACAAGCAACAGCAGCCCCATTCCATCCGCCGCTCACCAGCCCAAGAAGGGCTCCATTACCTCCAAGCCCACGGCTGGAGCCTTAGCGGCACTTGGCATGCGTGctgccgccatcgccggTCCCACTATTACTCCGCCCACCCCTGTCGTTGAGGACCCCCCGAGCGGACCCAATGcagcaggtgcaggtgcaggtgccAACCCCACGTCGAAAACGTTACTCCAGCCCTCGCGCCCCCTGGGACGCACCTCGTCCACCAAGACGTCGAGCACTGGCCGctccaggtcgccgagcccctTCTTCCGTGCCCGCCGGTcccgcgaggagcgccgtgcgcgagaCAAGAGCCCCGAAGTTCAAGCCCTGCGCAAGGACTCTATCACTGGCCACGAGTCGGATGCCGAGTCTACGTCTGGTGGACCCCGCAAGTTCCGCCCCGCGGTGTCTGCATACGAGTCACCTGACGAGAGCGGCAACGAGGGTCTTACCGAGGATGAGCATGACGACAGCGAACccgagcaccaccacaccccccacgacgacgatgacgatgacgactcTGAGTGGGATGAGGACAACTTTTTCGACGACGAGACAAAGGGCAACACCGAGGCCAACGCCTTCTACGAGGATGACAGCATCATCGCCAAGGAAGACGGCACCACCGAGCAGAAGGAGTTCAACCGCGAGAACTTTGACGTCTAcggcgaggagattgagcAAGATGTTCTCGGTGAAGGACCCAATGTCGTTGTGCCTGAGGAGCCCATCTTTGCCCAGCCGTCGCACTTGCAGCCTGCAAAGGTCCGCAAGTCGCTCAAGTCTGGCCTCGACTTGGTCACGTCGCGCCCGACATATGCTCGTGACCGTTGCACCATTACCATCACCCAGGGTGACCCCGAtgctgcgctcgacgagagTGGCAAGCGTATGCGTCGCTACGTTGTGCTCAGTGACTTGTCCGAGGAAAGTCGCTACGCTGTCGAGTGGGCCATTGGCACGGTTGCCCGTGACGGTGACGAGGTGTTCCTTATCTCGGTCATGGAGAACGAGGACAAGGTTGACCCCAAGAACTGGTCCAGTAAAGATCAGGCTCTCAAGATCAAGGTTCAGAAGGAG CGCCAAACAACcgcccttctccttgtccgCCAGGTCACTGGTCTCCTGACCCGTACCCGTCTCAACATTACTGTCACCTGCCAGGCCCTGCACGCCAAGAACGCTAGGCATATGCTTTTGGACCTGATCGACTTCCTTGAGCCCACTTTAGTTATTGTGGGCtcgcgcggcctcggccagctcAAGGG CATCCTTCTTGGATCCACATCACACTATCTGGTTCAGAAGTCTTCGGTGCCAGTCATggttgcccgccgccgcctgcaccgTCCTCTTCGCAGCACCAACCCAGAGGAGCTGCGACACTCGCCCCGTGTCTCGTTGGCATCGGCCAACATCGAGAAGCAAGCCTCCACCAAGCAGGAGGATGACATTGTTGACGCccaagacgaggaggacaaggccgaggctgtcgaGCCAGGGCACGCGACGGTTGCCGCGACTTCGTAG
- the Os06g0677700 gene encoding Zinc finger CCCH domain-containing protein 45, which translates to MTSPASPGTKSNPAGHIDPTTQRRASDSKVIVKREGGEDGSPESGHVEHQHHVSPGGVAKPVTHSSLPVPSTTAHHLNDASPHALPNKHAAAAAAAQAQAPTVGPPAHGHHASHPYTNPPDSVHYIPSHPMASTLPEQIRYSEQGYAAVRPVYPTQIYYDPTLGPVEYSVDPTHAGAHAAYPPLAATRGSPVNTYSQQTPAVPSFHPPTTTPPVPQAAWTNSPIAQPFYGSYGGMAAPPGTQHAGQPQLGEELAHGRSVYIGHAPHSAWSASPVIPAPYQFFPAYQGASPRADRLETIPQEAWPPNSAAAQVRPAYVPHAAGATTAWMSPPAAPAREPNRQSYSGPSGEEPAATAAAGAAAASAAAAAASASKAGAGAGAAVRPGPDRERKEYHPQPPARRSEWVMWVGNVPSNVSHEELWRFFNTTVPTTSTTPPASSEPWRGPSSIFLISRSSCAFVNFSSQADLDRAVPFFNGLSLRPWDPRCPRMVCRVRRKDDDLRAGVGAQRGVGMHRSWIEQHRHSERQAQLAVSPKNSLLEPPDGDHSGHDSSSAHKSSASFASTNSSFLAHHFPKRYFILKSLTTSDLEECVKTGLWKTQRHNQPILDQAFRTSQEVILIFGANRSGEFYGYAKMIGPSNNKRQSSSILRSSFTSTSGLLLATSPGGKDLPRHQKGSLPAPIREEEDIDPRDNATRAATDPYRLYGLLSPAPQRSETSASSPGVLTDETMGFGNLELSPKGGHLYVRSESPDMLEEGARRASTLDPQTLRAFERRESKPTRLGTMEQHTGSLLVPPHIRKETFDVRRESIGENVRKETFDLRRESMGGERVIVEAPDTYEAEQDADTADPLAPAFRLQWLKVGPLSFSRTRHLRNPWNGDREVKVSRDGTEVEPGVGAQLLAEWDRLDTPASGGGTKSGGGATNNSSSKTPL; encoded by the exons ATGACCTCGCCGGCTTCCCCTGGGACAAAGTCGAACCCTGCGGGACACATTGATCCCACGACGCAGCGACGTGCATCTGACAGCAAGGTTATTGTCAAGAGGGAAGGAGGGGAAGACGGTTCTCCCGAGTCTGGCCATGTCGAGCATCAACATCATGTCTCCCCTGGCGGAGTGGCCAAGCCCGTAACTCATTCAA GTCTACCAGTACCCTCAACTACAGCTCACCATCTCAACGACGCTTCACCACATGCATTGCCAAACAAA cacgccgccgccgccgccgccgctcaagctcaagcccCCACCGTCGGACCCCCTGCTCACGGACATCACGCATCCCATCCCTACACCAACCCCCCAGATTCCGTGCATTACATCCCAAGTCACCCAATGGCCTCTACATTGCCAGAGCAAATTCGCTACAGCGAACAGGGCTATGCCGCCGTCCGACCCGTCTACCCGACCCAGATTTATTATGACCCGACTTTGGGTCCCGTCGAGTACTCGGTCGACCCCACACATGCCGGAGCTCACGCAGCATATCCACCGCTCGCGGCGACGCGTGGATCGCCCGTCAACACGTATTCCCAGCAGACGCCTGCGGTGCCCTCGTTCCATCCACCCACAACAACACCGCCCGTCCCTCAAGCGGCTTGGACAAACTCACCAATAGCCCAACCGTTTTACGGCTCCTACGGCGGCATGGCAGCTCCACCGGGCACACAACACGCTGGCCAGCCTCAACTAGGAGAAGAGCTCGCCCATGGAAGGTCCGTCTACATCGGCCACGCCCCCCACTCTGCTTGGTCTGCCTCCCCAGTCATTCCCGCGCCATATCAGTTCTTCCCCGCATATCAGGGAGCAAGCCCTCGTGCCGACCGACTCGAGACGATTCCCCAAGAAGCTTGGCCTCCAAACTCGGCGGCTGCCCAAGTCAGGCCAGCATACGTTCCGCACGCCGCTGGTGCGACTACAGCGTGGATGAgcccgcccgcggcgccggcgcgcgaaCCAAACCGACAGTCGTACAGTGGCCCATCCGGAGAAgagccagcagcaacagcggcggctggggcggcagccgcgtctgctgcggccgccgcggcctcaGCGTCGaaggctggcgctggcgccggcgccgcggtccGCCCTGGCCCAGACCGAGAGCGCAAGGAGTACCACCCTCAGCCCCCTGCGCGTCGCAGCGAGTGGGTCATGTGGGTTGGTAATGT CCCGAGCAACGTCTCGCACGAGGAGCTATGGCGCTTCTTCAACACGACTGTCCCAACGACGTCCACTACGCCCCCAGCCTCGTCCGAGCCATGGCGCGGGCCATCCTCCATCTTCTTAATCTCGCGATCGTCGTGCGCATTCGTCAACTTTTCGTCACAGGCGGATCTCGATCGGGCAGTTCCGTTTTTCAACGGCTTGTCACTCAGACCGTGGGACCCTCGTTGCCCCCGCATGGTGTGTCGTGTGCGACGaaaggacgacgacctccgAGCCGGTGTTGGAGCGCAGCGTGGCGTGGGAATGCACCGCTCATGGATTGAGCAACACCGACACAGCGAAAGGCAAGCTCAGTTGGCCGTTTCTCCCAAGAACTCGCTACTTGAGCCGCCCGATGGCGATCACAGCGGGCACGATTCGTCGTCTGCGCACAAGAGCTCGGCCAGTTTTGCGAGTACCAACTCGAGCTTTCTTGCGCACCACTTCCCCAAGCGCTACTTTATCCTCAAGAGTCTCACGACT AGCGACTTGGAGGAGTGTGTCAAGACCGGCCTGTGGAAGACGCAGCGGCATAATCAGCCCATCTTAGACCAGGCGTTCCGAACGTCGCAAGAAGTCATCCTCATCTTTGGCGCCAACCGCTCTGGAGAGTTCTACGGCTACGCAAAAATGATCGGGCCTAGCAACAACAAGCGGCAAAGCAGCAGCATTCTTCGCTCCTCATTCACCTCGACGTCTGGACTGTTGCTCGCGACGAGCCCGGGTGGAAAAGACTTGCCTCGCCACCAGAAGGGTTCGCTACCTGCTCCGATTCGAGAAGAGGAGGATATCGACCCCCGAGACAATGCGactcgggcggcgacggaccCGTACAGACTGTACGGGCTGCTGTCACCTGCCCCTCAACGCAGCGAGACTTCGGCTTCGTCACCGGGGGTTCTGACCGACGAGACAATGGGCTTTGGCAACCTTGAGCTGTCACCCAAAGGCGGGCACCTCTATGTTCGCTCCGAGTCGCCCGACATGTTGGAAGAAGGCGCAAGGCGGGCGAGCACACTTGACCCCCAAACACTTCGGGCGTttgagcgccgcgagtcAAAGCCCACACGGCTCGGAACCATGGAGCAACACACGGGCTCCCTGTTGGTTCCGCCTCACATCCGCAAGGAAACGTTTGACGTTCGGAGGGAGAGCATTGGGGAGAACGTCCGAAAGGAAACGTTTGATCTCCGGAGGGAAAGCATGGGTGGCGAGAGGGTCATTGTCGAGGCTCCGGACAcgtacgaggccgagcaAGATGCCGATACGGCCGACCCCTTGGCACCGGCTTTCCGCCTGCAATGGCTCAAGGTTGGCCCTCTCAGCTTCTCACGGACACGGCACTTGCGCAACCCTTGGAACGGGGACCGTGAGGTCAAGGTGTCGCGCGACGGAACGGAAGTTGAACCTG GTGTTGGCGCTCAGCTCTTGGCAGAGTGGGATAGACTGGATACACCTGCGAGCGGGGGAGGCACCAAGAGCGGTGGTGGAGCGaccaacaacagcagcagcaagacTCCTTTGTAA